The DNA sequence CATTTATGAACACTCATTGTGTATATTGGTCTTTCTAATTAAATACTGAACTTAGTGAATGATAAACTTCCTAAAGCATTCAGGAAAATAAGAATACTGGATTGAAAAGCAGGTGCAAAAACAGTTAAATATTAGTTGCACAATCTATGTGGTGGGTAAATGACtgtactttttttctgatttttctaagtggaaattttcataataaaacatgGGAGAAAAACATAGAAAGGATAAAACTAGAATGAACCATTTGGGGTTGTATTAGAACTGGGAATATCAGTATAAATATTTAGAGCTAAAAATATAGATGTATATACATCCCTAAACATACATGTAATTTCATTGCTCTGTCCACTGAGATGATCTGGGACCAGCAACACTCCAATAGCAATGAGCACATCTAGCACCCAAATTGTAGCTGCTTAATACCATTTACCACCTAGAAGGAACCAAGGTTCCCTGAAGGAAACAGCTGACTCCAGGTCTAGGTCAAGAACAGCCTGGGATATCTTgttggaactagagaaaaggttagagcaaaaagaattaacctagaaggtaacacacacgcacaggaaattaatgtgagtcaactccctgtatagctatccttatctcaaccagcaaaaacccttgttccttcctattattgcttatactctctctacaacaaaattagagataagggcaaaatagtttctgccaggtattgagcgggtggaggggagagggagggggcggagtgggtggtaagggagggggtgggggcaggggggagaaatgacccaagccttgtatgcacatatgaataataaaataaaaaaaaaagaaagtaataaattaaataaataatagcaataatgatGCTGATAATTATGGGGACATTTTGGAAGGACTTAAAAGAGGTTCCCATTGGCCAAATCCAGAGTGATGTAAGTATCAACATAAATAATAAGGGATTTTAATCCATGAATAAAACAAGAAGCCATAGATCCATGTAGGTCTGAAGAAATGAAATGACATTTAATAAGGGATATATGCAGTCTCAAAGCACCTTCCCACAAAATGCTTaactacaaaaggaaaaagactaaCTTCACAGTAGAGAAGACTGGCAGACATCTTAAGCAATCAAAATGATTATCACCACTTTGACAAATAACAAAGTTGCAGTCAGAAGGACACAGTGTCACTTCTGATATTCCTGCATCTAAATGTGTTAGAGAACATTACACAAACTTAAACTCAGAGACATTCTACAAAATGGGCCCATAATCTTCAAAAGTGTCCATGTCATGAAAGTCAGAGAGAAACTaaagagacatgacaactaaaGAGAATACCTGAATCTGAACTggattcttttctatttatagCAAAATCATGTATTATATAATGTTCTTTAGAGTACTAATAGGACAAACTGCCCAAACTGGTACTGGTTCTGAGGTTTAATGTTTATTGCCGGTTTTGTCTATGGAGAATATTCTtgtttatagaaaatataaattaaaggagGTGACAGGACAGTAGATTAGCTATTTACTTTCAAATACAGCTTACTTTTCTGTAAGTCTGAAATTATTACAAGTTTTTttagaaatcataaaaaaaaaaaaaaaaaaaaaagacaaaacaccaTCTTATCCAAGGGGGAAAGGTAAATAAGGGTGTTTGACAAGAATATGGGGAAATACATACAAACAGACTGTTGGTAAAAATGTAAAACCTgagccgggtgccggtggcttatgcctataataaggaggcagagatgaggaagatcacagtttgaagccagccccagggaagaGTAAGAACTAACTCCAAGAACTAATGCTATCAATAAGAGATTATTAAAATTATGATATATCTGTATTATAGACAATCATGTAGCTGTTACAATGCTGTAGGACATTTATAATGAAAAAGTGACCAGAACATAGTAAGTTTAAAAGGTTATGAAATAGCATTTTAAGAAATTACACAGTTTAACTGGACattgatggttcatgcctgtaatcctagctactcagtaagcagagacaaggaggatcgaagtttgaagacagcctgggcaaatagttcgtgtgaccctatctcaaaaacactcaacactgaaaagggctggtggagtgacgcaaggtggaggccctgagttcaaacaccagcaccacaaaatacataaatatataaaactgcAGTTTAGGatagatgtggtggctcacacctgtaattccagctaccaggagatggagatcagaaggattatagttcaaggccaacctgggcaaaaagttagggagaccaccacctcaacaaaaaaagctaggtgtggtgactTACACTGTTACCAACAGGTATACacgaagcataggtaggaggattatggtccatgtctgcccaggcaaaaagacatgagaccctatctcaaaaataatgaaagcaaaaagtgctaggagtgtggctcaagtgccagatTGCCTAGCAAGTTAAggctcccaataccaccaaaaaaagagtatACAGATAGTAAAAGACAGAAGAATACTCATCAGAAAGTTAACAAAGGTAGCCGATGCTACTTCTAAGTGGTGACATTAtggattattttactttctttttttaaattaaaaaaaatttttgagatgtGTCTTGAAggctggaggaatgactcaagtggtagagctcctgccttgcaagtgcaaacccttgagttcaaaacccagtaccatcaccaaaaaaaaaaaaaaaaagagatgaagttTTGGTATGTTGCCAGTCTGGCCTTAAAACTTTCAatccttccacctcagcctctcaaacaACTGGGAatgcaggcatgtgccatcatgtccAACTACTTCATACTGTTAGTGCAAGAGCCATACCTGGTTTCTGGTCCAAAGCCATTTCTATTCTACTTCACTGCTTATCTCTACCATCTGCTTTGCTGGTCAGAATCCCACTAACAGAAACTTCCTCTCATCAGTGTTACCCATTTTGCTATCTCACCTCTCTAAACTTGTATAGCAGCTTTCATAAAACCAGCAGGTTCTTCCATAGGACAGGAAGTTCTAGTGTCCACCTGGGATGATAATTATCAAGTCACCCCAGAATACAGAGCCTATTAACCTCACTCTCTTGTCATAACCCTGGCACTGCCTATTCCTACCCAATCCAAGTACTCCCCAACTGCAGCCAGATTGCTCAATCTGCAAATGTTTACTGATCTGAACTACATGTACCAAAAGCTATGGGAGCCCCAAGAAAACCCAGGTCATTTGTCCTATCCTGGCTGTCTGAAGGAACACAAAATATGGGGGTAAATACTCacaaaatagatggtgttttcaGAATTCTTATTCCACCAGGCTGATTGGGAAATACATCTtccaagaaaaaatatatgtgtcCAACTGCAATACCTAGAGTAGTAATGAAGAATAAGGGAGAGGATTAATATTTGATTACAGGTGGACCTTCCAATATATCACTTATATTTTGGGTaacaatttaattattaaaatgtttttatatttgcatttttaacataTTTACGTATTAacatcttaaatttaaaatatttaaacattaaaaataattattaaaaactaGTCTtttgggcaaaatagtttctgctgggtattgggggggaggggagggggcggagtgggtggtaagggtgggggtgggggcaggggggagaaatgaaccaagctttgtatgcacatatgaataataaaagaaaaatgaaaaaaaaaaaaaacccaaaaaaaactaGCCTTTTTATATAACTATAAATAATCTTACAATAGCTATACATGAAGGCCAGAcagaataaacatgaaaaataatgacaaaataaatgtaCAGGTAAAGAGCAGAAAAAGTAGTAGTAAGACTCTTACCCAAGAGGTCCACAATGATTGAGTTCCCCAACAACAAGGAAAACCCCATGAGCACCCAGGGCAGAAAGGGGGCCTGGAAGTTGAGAAGGCCAAAGAAGTTCATGCGGACATATGGGTTTCTTCGGCTCCACACATAGACCAGCATTATTGTAAAGGCCTGGCCCAAGAAAACTAGGCTAACAAACAAGCCAAAAAGCTAAGCACATGGCATTAAGGAAAATATTAACATGAAAGTGTAATTAAGTAAGACTGAGCAAGAGAACTAAAGACTGCATTCTAACAAAAGTTTGAATTAGAAAAATCAAGTAGTTACATTTTTATAACAGGAGAAAAGCCTGAAAATAATTaccaagagcaattaggcaaaactGGCTTGGCCTTATTCATCTGGATTATAGCTACACAAACTAATATTCTGCTTACATGAAGTTCTTGCCTCTTTGAAAaatgctgggctggtggagtggctcaagaagcaagagcacctgcctagcaagtctgagttcaaaccccagtaccaccacaaaaaaaaaaaaagttaattcctTGGTCAATAATTATAGAAATTTCACTCACCACTTCCAAGTGAACAATGCTGGCTGGAACAAAACCATCTCGTTAGACAGGACCACATGCAAGTCTGTTACACAGaccaaaattcttttctttttaaaaatattgtatcgATTTTGGTAGTGACTAAATACACATCTCaccaatttaatttaaaagtgaaagactggtgatttagctcagtggtagagcatttgcctagcatgcacaaggctctaggctcaatcctcagcactaagaaaaagaaaaatacccatCAACAATGATACAACTGAGACACTTCAAAGTAACCCACCTTGGTTAaaagttcctctgcctggctcACAGTAGAAAAGCATCCTGCCCGACCTCTAGACTTGGAGACCTGTCATAGGAGCTGTTCTGTAAAATAAATGGTAATGCCTGAAGCTAAAATCTGGGGAGCTAATCTGTGCAGAATTCTAATGAATCATGGGAGACAGATGAAAAGATTTAGGATGAGACAGGCTGCTCATTAACATTTTCCTATACTCTATTTGTTGAAGGATACAGTCATTAAGAAGCCACCAAAAAGGAACATAAATACAAAGTCTGCTGTCCGACCTCGGAAAGAGCCTTCTTCTAGCATTCGACAGTAACGATATCTTAAATTCCaagttaagaaaatgtgaagCACAAAACATGAAGAAAGTAAAATCTAAGGTACCATTTAAGTATTCCTGGACTGCACATTATCTGTGAGCAGTCAAGCCTTCATTTCTATAACATTGTTTGTGTGGTAATGtgattactctttttttttttttctcaaaccaGGCATTTTAGGCAAGGACAAGACTAGCACCCTATTTTACAAAGATTGTTCTAAGCTAGGGAACTAATCCAGATGCTGCATAAACACATTTCCAATTACTTTTAAACCTTCTGAAATTTGTGGTATTGTCTTTCCCATGCTCACTTAAATCACATCTCTCCTCCCTTCATCAGATTTGTAAACAGCAGCAGCAATCTTTTTATACTTAGAACTTTCCACGTAAACAGTATGCTACAAACACCTTCAAAGAATTTTCATCCTACCCATTTCTCTACATTCCTCTGACCCAGAAGTCCCAGCTAAAATGGTATCAAAAACAGGATTAATAGTTTTAATTTACTGTATTTCCTAAATGAACCTAACTTTTTGATGCTGACCCACTTAATAAAGGATACAGAAAaatcatgttaaataaaaaattgaatccAACTGgtccaaaaaataagaaatttgtgATTAACCTCCATatctgtaaaggaaaaaaatcaaaagaaaaatgggtTAAGTAAAATATACTACAAGGAAATATTAAGACAAAAAGACATTTTATGACTATGACGCTTCAAAGGCCATGGACAGACAGGATGGTGTTCTGTTCTGAACCCAAACCCGGAACACACAATCTAACACTGGACCTTTGTGCTGCTTCTAGTTGAAAGACTCAAAGATATCATTTGGACTGTGAAATTCATAAGAATAGgacagaaaatttgaaattatcaTATGGGTTAGGTAAATTATcagaaaaccttgaagaaaataCTAGGTTAATTTGCAAGTCAGAAAAAAAGTGCTTTCAGGTATGTACTATCATTATCTAATAGAGTCCACAGATAACAAAAATCTTCAGGGACCTAGTATGTATAATTGCCAAGAAATGTTTCTATGTTGGAAAGAAACATGGAGAGAAAAGGATAAATTCTAAGGGAAATACTCAAGTTGTAGTCTGAATACAGGCAACTTCCTACAATAACAAATGCTCTAATAGAATCTAATTGGGAAATATAGggggtagaactggggtttgaactcaggtctttaacTTGCaaagaggtgctctaccacttgaaccacacctccagttctcagTTTCATGTAGGAAACCCTGATATACCTTTTACCTATTCAACCCATTCATGACATCAACTACTACTCACAATGGTAGACccctcaaaaatttttaaatgtttcacatAATCTAATATCTCATgtgatcttttttgtttctttgaggcagggtctcattatgaAGCCTAGGTTGGCCccgaactcttgatcctctgcTGAGGCACTAAGTGCTGGGATCATGTGATCTTAATAATCCTGTCAGACAAGCAAACTGGTATGACCATCTCTATTTCACAGACAAGGAAAATAAgacttgacaatttttaaaatagttttcccAAGGACGTTAAGCTGGTATATTGAGACTTTTATCCCAAATCTAGAACTCCTAAATCCAAATGCAGATGCACAGTGTTATCAACAATTTAACCTAGGCAAAGTCAAACTAAGCAAGCCAGCAGGAAGCACTGCTTAGACAGACCTACAGCTCTCAACAAAGGCCATATAAGGACTGAAAAGAGGCTGTGTGACAAGATATCAAAGGACTATTTCATATGCCATTAAATTCTTGAGAACTGGTAAGTATTAAAGTGGAAACAATTCAATTCTACATACTAATTGCATCCAAAAGTTTAGTCATCCTAGTGAGGAGACAAGCATATAAGTAACGGTGAGAAATGCTCTAACACAAAGGAAAAGCTGCATCTTAAAAAGGCAAGTCAGAGGTTCAGTGGGCATAAAGTGAATGCAACACATTTGAGACAGAGTGAACAGCATGTGTAGGGGCAGAATTAGTGGTTTTTGGGTTTCTCCTTCACTCCGATTATAGTCTGTATTATCATCCTGGAGTAGGAAAACATTTCTTAGCATTTTCATCACTGCTAAACATTACTTCGCACTATAATAAATCAGCATATTGCTTTAGATATTGCTCGTTTAGAGTTGTATTAGTATGATCTGATCTCTGGAAGATGGATCAATTTAAAAGCACTATCAGAATTGAGTTTATGAACTAAACCATGATCATTAACATGATTATTCACATGGTGAATAGGCAAAATAAGCCCAGTGCATCTCTCACTGGAAAGTTAGCTGGTCAGTTTCCTCTCAAACCACAACATtaactctttttgttgttttctgtttgctttttaagACAAGATTTTCCTGTGTAACCAAGGCTaccctcaaacttttgatcctcttgcctcagcttcccaagtgctgggagtacagTCACAACATTAACTCTAAACCAGCAATACTCCAAAACGGGAAccaaacattttgttgttgttgttcagggAACTTTACAAATAAAACACAGATTCTTAAATTTCTACCTGTGGCAATTCTGATTTAGTACATGATGAAGAGCTTAAGAATCTCTT is a window from the Castor canadensis chromosome 11, mCasCan1.hap1v2, whole genome shotgun sequence genome containing:
- the Derl2 gene encoding derlin-2 isoform X1, which codes for MAYQSLRLEYLQIPPVSRAYTTACVLTTAAVQLELITPFQLYFNPELIFKHFQIWRLITNFLFFGPVGFNFLFNMIFLYRYCRMLEEGSFRGRTADFVFMFLFGGFLMTLFGLFVSLVFLGQAFTIMLVYVWSRRNPYVRMNFFGLLNFQAPFLPWVLMGFSLLLGNSIIVDLLGIAVGHIYFFLEDVFPNQPGGIRILKTPSILRTIFDTPDDDPNYNPLPEERPGGFAWGEGQRLGG
- the Derl2 gene encoding derlin-2 isoform X3, translated to MIFLYRYCRMLEEGSFRGRTADFVFMFLFGGFLMTLFGLFVSLVFLGQAFTIMLVYVWSRRNPYVRMNFFGLLNFQAPFLPWVLMGFSLLLGNSIIVDLLGIAVGHIYFFLEDVFPNQPGGIRILKTPSILRTIFDTPDDDPNYNPLPEERPGGFAWGEGQRLGG
- the Derl2 gene encoding derlin-2 isoform X2 — translated: MAYQSLRLEYLQIPPVSRAYTTACVLTTAAVLELITPFQLYFNPELIFKHFQIWRLITNFLFFGPVGFNFLFNMIFLYRYCRMLEEGSFRGRTADFVFMFLFGGFLMTLFGLFVSLVFLGQAFTIMLVYVWSRRNPYVRMNFFGLLNFQAPFLPWVLMGFSLLLGNSIIVDLLGIAVGHIYFFLEDVFPNQPGGIRILKTPSILRTIFDTPDDDPNYNPLPEERPGGFAWGEGQRLGG